TTGGTAACCCTGTTCTCTGGCAATGGCCAGGACGGTGGCACTATCTAAACCGCCTGATACCAGTACAACTGCCTTCTTCTTCACCCTTTCCTCCTCTCCATACGTTGTGGCTTGTTAGTGACCAGCGGCATCATTCCAGAGCAATTTGTGCAACTGCATCTGAAAGCGCACCGGCAAATTATCTGCAACGATCCAATCAGCCAGGTCGGTCGCATTTAATTGGCCAAAACTGGGAGAGAACAAGACCTCACCCACTTTGCCCACCAAACCGTGACGCTCAATCTCAAACCGCGCCCAGTCATAATCTTGTCGGTCACAAAGTACAAATTTGAGTTGGTCGTTACTGCCCAAAAAAGCCAAATTTTCTATTAAATTGCGGTGTTGCTCGCCCGACGCGGGGGTCTTTAAGTCCATCACCTTTGACACCCGCGGGTCCACATCAGCAACTGGCATGGCGCCGCTGGTTTCTAAAGAGACTTCATAGCCTTCGTCACAAAGCGCCTGCAACAAGACAAGGCAATTCGGCTGGGCAAGGGGTTCACCACCGGTAACGCAAACATAGCGGGGCGAAAATGAGGCGACAATGGCCATGATATCCGCCAGCGTTTTACGCTCGCCGCCGTGAAAAGCGTATTCAGTGTCGCAGTAATGACAACGCAGGGGGCAGCCGGTCAGGCGCACAAATACCGTAGGCAAGCCCAGACTGCGAGACTCACCCTGTAGGGAATAGAAAATTTCGGTAATACGAAGCGAGGTAGTAGCGCTCATGCAAAAATCCGCTTGGCAGCGCACCCCAATGGTTCGCCGCCATAAAAAAGCGCTAGCTTATCAGAAATTCTTGCGTAGAAACTCCCGAGACTTTTGTACTGCGGAGTTTCCAGTGTTGCTATAACGATCAATGACGTGGGTTAACAGCTCTTTAGATTTCTGTTTTTGATCATTAAGAAAATAAACCGTTGCCAGCTTATACATTGCCGCCGGAATTTTGCCGCTATTGGGAAAGTCTGCCAGCAGCTTTTGGAAGGCCTGGGTTGAAGCCTGCAAATTTTGGGGTTTTACGGCAAGATACAGCTCACCCAACCAGTACCAAGCATTTGGGGTATAGCGCTCGTCAGGGTATTTAGCGACATATTCATTAAAGGCGACAATCGCCTCATCAAACTTGCGGTCTCTCACCAAGCCATAGGCTTTTGCGTAATCACTGGATGGATCACCGGTGCTACTGGTATCCGCAGGCTCGGCCACCTCACCCGCTACACGGCTGCCGCTAGCGGCGGCCCCAGTGGATGCAGATGTTGGCGAGTCACCTCCCGAGCGTCCCCCAGTGCCTGCAACAGCACCAACTTGGGCTCCGGCACCTGCTGCAGCCATTCCGGCATCGCCGCTGTTTGCCACAGCGTCACCGTCAAGCATGGTGTCTTCTGCTTCGCTAGCGGGCACGGTGTTTGCCCCTGCTCCACTAATACGACGGTCCAGATCAATATAGCGATCTAGACTTTGTTGTTTGAGTTGGCGGATCTGATGCCCTTGCTCTTCAATGGTACCTCGCAGCTGCATCATCTCCTGACGAAGTTGTTGCAACTGTTGGTACAACTCACCCTGCATGCTTTGCTGGCTATTTGCCTGTTGACGACCACCGCTACCGATATCCACTACCGGCGCTTGGGCCACAGCCAAACCAGGTAACACAACAAAGCTCAATAAAAGAGAAAGTTCTTTAAAATGCATCAGTCCGCCTACAAAGTTACTTACTTAAGTTCAACACGACGGTTTTTCGCGTAGGAAGAATCGGATTGACCGAATGCTGCCGGACGCTCTTCACCGTAGCTTACTGTTTCTATACGGTAGCGAGGAATGCCGTTAATTGCCATGTAATCAGCAATTGCGTTAGCACGACGCTCGCCCAGTGCTATGTTGTACTCGCGAGTACCACGCTCGTCTGCATGACCTTCTAGACGGATAGGACCTGTTGATTTTTTCAGACGTGCAATTTGCGCGTCCAAATCAGCACGGGTGCTAGCGTCTAAGTTAGCTTGGTCAAAATCAAAATAGAAAACCGTTTCCAAACTGGCTGGATCTACCTCTGCTTGATAGCTAGAAGCGGTATCGGTTTTTTTGTCGACGTAGGTGCTCATGCCATCATCACCAGCTTGACCACTGCTATCGGTATCGGTAGATGCACAACCGGCTAACAATGCGCTCAGTAACGCAACGCCGAAAAACATTTTACTTTGGTATTTCATAGCATTTTCCCTTCACATTTAGATTAAACACACCGGTCAATAAGGCTACTATCTCTCACTGACACGGACATTCCATTTCCGGCTACATCATTAATGCAGATAAGGCGACCAAGCCGGTTCACGCACATCTCCGAATCGAGAGGGCAAGCGATACTTCACATTGCCATCTATCGATACTGCTGCGAGAACACCGCTACCGTTATGCTTTGTTGCGTACAATAGCATACTGGCATTCGGTGCCACGCTAGGTGACTCGTCCAAAGCCGTCGAGGTGAGCAGTTCTACGCGATTGCGCTTGAAATCCTGCACGGCAATGTGAAAGTTCCCCCTTGTTCTATGTACCATAACTAGCCCCAAATCGTCGGGCAAAACTCTAGCTCTGGCGTTGTAGTCACCTTCAAACGTGACGCGTTCTACATAACCACTTGCCAACTCCACCTTATAGATCTGCGGTTTGCCGCCTCTATCCGAGGTGAAATACAGCACCTTGCCATCTGGCCCCCAAGCGGGCTCAGTATCAATTGCAAAATGATTAGTCACTTTTTGCAATTGCTCGGTCTGTAAGTCCATTACATAGACATCTGGGCTGCCATCCTTTGACAACACCATCGCCATTTTTCGCCCATCAGGCGAAAACGCTGGCGAACTGTTCAAACCTTTAAAATCGGTAATCTGTCGACGCGCTCCCGTTCCCAAATCTTGAATATAGATTGCAGGGCGGGAAGTCTCGAAAGAAACGTAAGCAATTTTCTTGCCGTCTGGCGACCAGGTAGGGGCCATAATGGGTTGCCGACCATCAAACAGCACCTTTTCGTTGGCACCATCAATATCACTCTTTAACAGTCGGTAGCGGACACGATTGTCGCCTTCTCTGACGGCGGAAATGTAGAGCAGCTGAGTGCGAAATGCACCGCGGATATTCGTGAGTTTTTCATATATTTGGTCGCTGATGGAGTGAGCCAAATAACGCAGCTTGTCGCGACCGGCAGTTTCAGTGCCGGCAATAATCAAACGCTGTGTATTAACGTCCAATAACTCATATTGTGCAATCAAATTGTCACCCGCTGCCTTCAGCGTTCCGACCACAACATAGTCAACCCCAAGGCTCTTCCAGTCTTTAAAATACACTTCGGACGAGGAGTTAGGACGGCTGAGCATATCGTTGCGGCTCAAGGGCTCA
The DNA window shown above is from Spongiibacter sp. IMCC21906 and carries:
- the queE gene encoding 7-carboxy-7-deazaguanine synthase QueE — translated: MSATTSLRITEIFYSLQGESRSLGLPTVFVRLTGCPLRCHYCDTEYAFHGGERKTLADIMAIVASFSPRYVCVTGGEPLAQPNCLVLLQALCDEGYEVSLETSGAMPVADVDPRVSKVMDLKTPASGEQHRNLIENLAFLGSNDQLKFVLCDRQDYDWARFEIERHGLVGKVGEVLFSPSFGQLNATDLADWIVADNLPVRFQMQLHKLLWNDAAGH
- the ybgF gene encoding tol-pal system protein YbgF: MHFKELSLLLSFVVLPGLAVAQAPVVDIGSGGRQQANSQQSMQGELYQQLQQLRQEMMQLRGTIEEQGHQIRQLKQQSLDRYIDLDRRISGAGANTVPASEAEDTMLDGDAVANSGDAGMAAAGAGAQVGAVAGTGGRSGGDSPTSASTGAAASGSRVAGEVAEPADTSSTGDPSSDYAKAYGLVRDRKFDEAIVAFNEYVAKYPDERYTPNAWYWLGELYLAVKPQNLQASTQAFQKLLADFPNSGKIPAAMYKLATVYFLNDQKQKSKELLTHVIDRYSNTGNSAVQKSREFLRKNF
- a CDS encoding OmpA family protein, which codes for MKYQSKMFFGVALLSALLAGCASTDTDSSGQAGDDGMSTYVDKKTDTASSYQAEVDPASLETVFYFDFDQANLDASTRADLDAQIARLKKSTGPIRLEGHADERGTREYNIALGERRANAIADYMAINGIPRYRIETVSYGEERPAAFGQSDSSYAKNRRVELK
- the tolB gene encoding Tol-Pal system beta propeller repeat protein TolB — its product is MLTRILSVLLVCCLANVARAELVIEINKGNDDPIPIGIVPFGWDPGLSVSEDIASIVESDLHRSGLFEPLSRNDMLSRPNSSSEVYFKDWKSLGVDYVVVGTLKAAGDNLIAQYELLDVNTQRLIIAGTETAGRDKLRYLAHSISDQIYEKLTNIRGAFRTQLLYISAVREGDNRVRYRLLKSDIDGANEKVLFDGRQPIMAPTWSPDGKKIAYVSFETSRPAIYIQDLGTGARRQITDFKGLNSSPAFSPDGRKMAMVLSKDGSPDVYVMDLQTEQLQKVTNHFAIDTEPAWGPDGKVLYFTSDRGGKPQIYKVELASGYVERVTFEGDYNARARVLPDDLGLVMVHRTRGNFHIAVQDFKRNRVELLTSTALDESPSVAPNASMLLYATKHNGSGVLAAVSIDGNVKYRLPSRFGDVREPAWSPYLH